The Agrococcus sp. ProA11 genomic sequence CGCTCGCCATCCCAGGCGCGCAGCTGCGCGTCGAGCCCGTCCACGCCGATCGTCTCGCCATCACCGACGGTCACCCGCAGGATGCGCGCGCGGCCCATCAGCCGCGAGGGGTCGATCTCGTCGATCGCCGCGCCGCCCGCGATGGAGTGCGACGGCGCATCCACGTGCGTGCCCGAGTGGGAGCCGAGCTGCAGCGCCGTCACGGCGAAGCCGTCGGCCTCGAGCGTGGTGGCCGGCGACGTCGCCACCTCCGGATCACCTGGATACAGCGGCATCCCCGTGACGATCGGATGCGACAGGTCGACGATCACGCGGCGTCGCCGTCGGTGACGCCCTCGACCTCAGCCAGGTTGCGCGATTCCACCGTGTCACCGGCACCGACGCGCGTCGCACGCGCCCAGACCCAGTAGAGGAGGAACGCCACGGCGAAGGTCGGCAGTGCCGCCCCAATCGGCGAACCCCACCAGAACGTGAGCGCGAGGTAGGTGAGTGCGCCGATGGCCCAGGTGACGATCGCCGCCCAGTGCACGCCGCCGGTGAACCAGTAGCGGCCGCCCTTGCGCTCGAGGATGTCGCGGCCGTAGGCGCGGCCGCGGATCAGGTAGTAGTCGACGATCATGATCGCGAACACCGGGATGAAGAGGGCGCCGATGGTCGACAGGAAGACGGTGAACTGCTCGAGCAGCGCGAGCCAGGTCGAGCCGATGATCGCGATCGCGCCGACGACGAGCGCGGTCGGCAGGAAGCGCAGCGGCTTGCGGGTGGGGAGCGCGTTCGTGAGCGACAGCGTCATCCCGTACATGACCATCGTGTTGGTCGCCATGACCGACAGGAAGATGGCGATCGCGAGCGGGGCACCGAAGGCCTCGATGATCGTCACCGGGTCGAAGGCGATGACCTCGCCGCCGGAGAGCAGCACGAAGGCGATCGCGACCGCGCCAAGCGTCATGGTCAGCGTCGTGGAGAGCGTGTAGCCGACGAAGGCGCCGACGCCGCCGGCGCGCTGCGTGCGGGCGACGCGGGTGAGGTCGGCGGAGAGCACCGTCCAGGAGATTGCCGTGGCGAAGACGATGTCGAACACCAGCGAGCTCGTCATGCCGAACTCGGGGTCGGGCTCGATCGCGGCGAACTCGGTGGGCGCGTAGGTCGTGAGCGCGACCACGAAGATGTAGGCCATGATGCCGAGGATCACGAACGCGAAGTAGGGCTCGATGCGGGCGATGCCCTCGTGGCCGAAGATCGCGAGCGTCACGACGATCGCCTGGCAGATCGCCGCCCACATCGCCGGGTTCGAGAAGCCCGTCGCCTGCGCGACGAGCCAGTCGATCGAGATGCCGGCGAGCATCGCCTGCACCCACGACCAGCCCATCAGCACGATGAAGTTCGAGATAGCGGGCACGATCGAGCCGCGAAGGCCGAAGGAGCCGCGCGTGAGCGACATGGTCGGCAGGCCGGTGCGTACGCCCATCACGCCGATGAGCGTCAGAACGACCGCGCCCATGACGGTGCCGAGGGCGATCCACATGATCGCTTCGCCGATGCTCACGCCCGGCACGAACAGCGTGCCGGTGAGGAGCGTCGTGACGACGAGGTTGGCGGCCAGCCAGATGAGCAGCACGCGGCCGGTGCCGCGGTTGCCGCGGATCGGGCCGAAGCCGCCGGAGCCCTCCTCGATCCGATCGAGCAGGCGGCGGCGATTGGTGTCGGTCATGGATGTCCTTCAGTGGTTCGTCGTCGTCGAGGAGTGCCGTCCCCTGTCGGTCGAGGAGCGCCCAAAGGGCGCGTCTCGAGACCAGTGTCAGTCATCGGCGAATGCGTCGCCTCACGCCCCGCCGTCGTCCTGCGCCGGAATCGGCGAAAGATGCTCGTGCACCGCAACCAGGCGCGCGTCCCGCCGCTCGAACACGATCGACTCGCGCTCACGATAGGTCTCGACCGCGTCCGGCTCTCCTGCCGTCGTCTCGAGCTCATGCAGGTAGACGCCGCCGTCGCCAATGACTTGCACGTGATCCCACAGCGTGCGGCACTCCTGCACTCGCCAGCCGCTCGCCTGCAGTTCGCGCCAGCCTTCGCGCCAGGCGTCGGCGCCGAGCAGCGGCGCAGTATCGGTGTGGAACGCGAAGGAGCAGTCGTCGGCGAAGCCGGCGAAGTACGCCTCCTCGTCGTTGTTGCGGAAGGCGCGCACGATCGCCTGGGCGGCTTCGCGGATCTCGTCGTCGAGGGTCATGGAACCGGTTTAGCGCACAACGGCCCATGCCCAGTAGTTGCGACCGCGTCCCACATTGGCCAGAGGTGCGCCACGAACGCGCAAGAACCTTCTGAAACGATGTGAGCTAAGTCTGTTGACGCGGCGCGGAACAGTCCTGTCGCTCATGCCGCGGCGACGGACAACCCCTAGGGCAGGGTGCGCCCTAGAGTCGCAGCGATCACACTGCCGAGCCGATGCCCCTCGGCCTTGTAGATAGGCATCATCTCGTGAGTGCCGTGGAACGTAGCCACCCGTCCCTCCGTATCGAAGATCGCGACTGGCGCTTCGCCTCGTAGGAGCACCCAGATGTGCTCCCAAGGCTCGAACATGGTCCTTGTCTCGTCGCGGCTCGAGACGAGCTCAACGCCACCCGGGAAACCCTCGATCACGGACGGTGGCAAGTACAGCTCGGACGTCTCGTCGAGTGCCGCCGTCGACGGTCGCACGTGCCGTGCGTCCCAAGCATGCTTGTCTTCCACTTGCGATTGGAGCACATTAGCGATCACCCGGTAGGTCAGCGACCGAGGTGTGGTCACGGCATGACCCTTAGCCCACCCGGCCGCAGACTCCACCCGCTTCACCAATGCGAAGGGCTCATCGAGTTGCAACATCTCGGACATACCAACCGGTCGCCAATCCCGGTCAGCGTGCACGTGCAGACTGCCGGGACGATTGATGTCGACCGTCGAGCCGAAGTCTCTCAGTTCTCCGTCGCGAATCCCGAGCGAGTCGTAGAAGCCACCCATCGGATGGTGTCCCCAAACGAGGAGGCGCGAGTTCCTTCGCGCCAGCGTCGACGCGAACCACCAGGCGAGCGCATTCTGACGACGTAGGTGTTTGCTCTGGGACTCGGTCACGCATCCACTCCTTCGCGGCGGCGCGCACGTCCTGCACGCGACAGCGACCCGGACATCATCGCCCAAGTCAGGATGCGACTCGACGCCGCGCCGAGGAGGCTGCGAGCCGACGACATTCGACTGAAGTTCTTCTGCCATCGCGCCGACATGCTCAACTCGCCCGCCCAGCGGGGACGTCGCCTTCGACGACGCCGTCTACGACCTGATTGAACAAGTCATCGACCGCCGCGCTGGACGGATCAATGGACGACTCATCATCGGTTGCACGAGCTTGGCTTGCGTCGAACATTGCATCCCACGACAGGTTGTGCTTCTCCGCGAGGTACCGCGCTCGGTAGAGCCTCGTCGCATCATCGGCAGCGCTCTTCAGCGCTTGGAAGCTCAACCCCGACGAGATGACGACCCCTGCTATCGGCACAGCGGTCGCCAACTTGGTATGGGTCAACTTCAGTCCCAACGTCGCGAAGATGCGCTGGATGATGATGACAATGGGGTCAGTGCTGAGTTGGGCCCATGTGGGGTTTCGCATCATCTGTTGCGATAGCCGTGAGACGCTAGCAAGCGCGGCGGTCCTGCTGCCGCTGGTTGCAGCCATGCTGTAATTGAGCACGCCGAGCAAATACAGTTCTTCCTCAGGCAGTCGGGGATCGTAACCATAATTCGCTGCAATCTCGGCGATCGTTCTGCCGAGCAATGCGATGGAAGCAATGGCATCCGCGGCAATGGCACCCAGTGCGACCAGTGCCGTCGTGCCGCCACTCACCGTTGCGCTGACTGTCAACCCGCTAACGACAACGGATGCAGCGCCCGACTCTGCAGCTCCGACGAACGGGGTAACAGTTCCGGGCCGATGACGATCGAGATGCTTCAAGTCGATCGACAAGAATGGCGATTCAGGGTCCGCCTGGGGGAAGGACTTGAGGACACGGCGCTCTGCGCGGTCGATCGATGCCGTTCGAATCGCGGGGATGAACACGGCGTGGAACGCGCCCTCAAGTGCCTTGCCGAGCGTCTCTCCACTCAACTCGAATACCGAATCGGCGACTTCGTTCTCTCGCACCCGAGCGACAGCGATGCCGACCGCGTGGGAGACACGCGTGACTACACGTGAGGCAGGCCGGCTTCGCCGCGCTCGCTCCCCCGCAACAAGAGCGGACCAAACCTTCTCTTCGTAAGCTGAAATCTGCGTCATGTACTGCGCTCCTCGGATCGGATCAGCCGCTGGCGCTATGCAATCAGAAACGGCCGACATGTGCGCCATCGGCGCTTGCGGAAGGGCTCACCCGCCGCCGCTTCGAGGCGCAACAGCGGCCTCTCGCCAACCCGGCGGACGGCGCCACAACGCAACACCAGCGCGACGTCCCTGACGTCTCGAGGTCATCAACTTGGCAATGGCGGCGACGACGTCGCAGCGACTCATGGCTGCAATCCAAAAAGGGCTCTTCGGACATTCGGTGGGGGTCACGCGGTGAGGCCGCCGGCGGCGAGGAGCATGCGGAGGCGGTAGTTGTCGCGGTTTCGGAAGCCGCGGGCGAGGCGGCGGTGGAGTTCGATGATGCCGTTGATGGCCTCGGTGCCGCCGTTCGATGAGCGGTTCGTGGTGAAGTACGCCAGGAACGCGGCCCGCGAGCGGCGCAGCGTCCGCCCGAGCCGCGCGACCTCCGGGATCGGGCTCGTGTGCAGGCTGTCCGCGAGCCGCTCGGCGATCGCGCGGCCCTCGGCGAGGTTGCCGGCGCGGTAGGCGGTGCGGAGGTCTTGCGCGCATTGCCAGGCGATGAAGACTTCCTCGTGGGCAGGGTCGGCTTCGATCGCGGCGGCGAGGCGGGCGAGCTGCTTGTCGGTGAGGTGCTCGGCCCCGGCGCGAAGGATCGTCTGGATGCCGTAGAGCGGGTCGCCCTTGCGGCCGCGGTGACCGAGCGTGGCCTGCTGCACGCGCCGGCGGACCTCGTCCACGACCTGGGTGCCGAGCTTGACGACGTGGAACGCGTCGAGCACGGCGGTCGCGTCATCGAGCCGGGCATCGATCGCGGTCTTGTAGCCGGCGAACGGATCCAGTGCCGCGACCCGCACGCCGCGCCGGAACGCGTCGCCGCGCTCGACCAGCCAGCCCGAGTAGGCCTTGCCGCTTCTGCCGGGCACGAGATCCAGCAGCCGCGCCCGCACGCGGCTCTGGCTGTCACGGGTGAGGTCGACCATGCCGGTGAGCTCGCGGGGCCCACGCCTGCGGCGGTCGACGTGGTGCCAGACGTGCTCGTCCACCCCGAGCGAGGTGACGCCGTCGAAGCGCGACTCGTCGGCGGCCAGCCGTTCCAGCTCTGGCCGGATCGCCCGCCAGAGCGTCTTCCACGACGTGCCCAACTGCCTGGCGATCCCTGCGATCGTGCCATGCTCGCGGCGCAGTTGCCCGATCGCCCAGTCGATCGCCCGGACGGTGATGGAGCCGCGAGGGGCGACCAGGCCGGGCAGCTGTTCGATGAAGACGCCGCGCGCGCAGTCGGGATCGGGGCAGCGCCAGACGCGCTGCCGCCAGAGGATTCGGACCCGCACGGTCCCTGGCGCGTCGTTGAGCATGCGCTTGCGGCGACCGTGGCCGACCGCGACGACACCGCACGACGGGCATCCGGCCGACCCATCCGCGCTCGAGACCGTCACGGTCATCACCCGAGCGCCGCGATCGACATGCTCGACCCGGACACACTCCAGGCCAAGCAGCAGATCGCAGCGCGAGCAGGGGTCGGTAGCGCGCGCGGCAGCGCGCCCCGTAGCGTGGAACACGTCGAGGTCCTTCGATCGATCGGGTGGTTAGCGCTTCCGATCTTCGGGGACCTCGACCCCTACCCGCGCGTCATCACCCGGCGCGCCCCTGCCCTACCGAATGTCCGAAGAGCCCCAAAAAGCCCCGCGACTCGTGTCGCCCAACCGGCGAAGGCATCGGGCTCGCCGCGTCCCGTCGCCTCGTTGCCTTCTGCGATGAAGGTGACCGCTCCTCGATTCTCATCGTTAGCGTCGACCTCCGCCCGGGAGCCCGCCGTTGTACGCCCAGACACTGCTCGTGGGTGAACTCGACCGGGTCAAGTCCCAAGTAGTGGTGTAGCGGTGTCCTTCGTTCTGGAGGGTTAGGCGGAGAGCTGCAGGACGGGGTCGGTGGTCACCTCGCTTCCGGTGTCGGGGACGAGGGTAAGGCGGCTCTTGGCGAGCACGTCGATGCCGAGGTATCGGCGACCTTCGGCCCATTCGTCGGTCTGCTCGGCCAGGACCGCGCCGACGAGGCGGATGATCGCGTCGCGGTTCGGGAAGATGCCGACGGAATCGGTACGGCGGCGGATCTCACGGTTCAGGCGCTCGTTCGGGTTGTTCGACCAGATCTGCTGCCAAACGGCCTCGGGATAGCCGGTGAAGGCGAGGATGTCGGCTCGGGCGGCATCGAGGTGCTGGTGCGCGTCGGGCAGCTTCTCCTCGACGTAGTCGAGCAGCCGCTCGAACTGAGCGTGCACGGCGGCAGCGTCGGGCTGGTCGTAGACGGAGTGCAGCATCGCCTTCACGGCCGGCCAGTAGCTCTTGGGCGTCACCGACATGAGGTTCGCGGCATAGTGGGTGCGGCAGCGTTGCCAGGCCGCTCCCGGCAGGTTCGCGGCGATCGCCTCCACGAGCCCGCGGTGGGCGTCGGAGGTGACCAGGCGCACGCCCGCCAGGCCGCGGGCGACGAGGTCGGCGAAGAACGTGTTCCAGGCCGGCCCGGTCTCGCTGGTGGCGACCTGCATGCCGAGGACCTCTCGGCGCCCGTCGCCGTCCACGCCAGTCGCGACGAGCACGACGGCGTTGATGACGCGGCCGCCCTCGCGGACCTTCATCGTCAGCGCATCCGCGGCGACGAACGTGAACGGTCCAGCCTCGTCCAACGGTCGGTGGCGGAACTGCTCGACGTGCTCGTCGAGCTCGGCCGCCATGCGCGAGACCTGCGACTTCGACAGCGAGTGGATGCCGAGCGTCTTCACCAGCTTGTCCATCCGCCTGGTGGAGACGCCCGCGAGGTAGCAGTCGGCGACGACCGTGATCAGCGCCGTCTCGGCGCGCTTGCGCCG encodes the following:
- a CDS encoding cytosine permease, translated to MTDTNRRRLLDRIEEGSGGFGPIRGNRGTGRVLLIWLAANLVVTTLLTGTLFVPGVSIGEAIMWIALGTVMGAVVLTLIGVMGVRTGLPTMSLTRGSFGLRGSIVPAISNFIVLMGWSWVQAMLAGISIDWLVAQATGFSNPAMWAAICQAIVVTLAIFGHEGIARIEPYFAFVILGIMAYIFVVALTTYAPTEFAAIEPDPEFGMTSSLVFDIVFATAISWTVLSADLTRVARTQRAGGVGAFVGYTLSTTLTMTLGAVAIAFVLLSGGEVIAFDPVTIIEAFGAPLAIAIFLSVMATNTMVMYGMTLSLTNALPTRKPLRFLPTALVVGAIAIIGSTWLALLEQFTVFLSTIGALFIPVFAIMIVDYYLIRGRAYGRDILERKGGRYWFTGGVHWAAIVTWAIGALTYLALTFWWGSPIGAALPTFAVAFLLYWVWARATRVGAGDTVESRNLAEVEGVTDGDAA
- a CDS encoding nuclear transport factor 2 family protein, with amino-acid sequence MTLDDEIREAAQAIVRAFRNNDEEAYFAGFADDCSFAFHTDTAPLLGADAWREGWRELQASGWRVQECRTLWDHVQVIGDGGVYLHELETTAGEPDAVETYRERESIVFERRDARLVAVHEHLSPIPAQDDGGA
- a CDS encoding EcsC family protein — its product is MTQISAYEEKVWSALVAGERARRSRPASRVVTRVSHAVGIAVARVRENEVADSVFELSGETLGKALEGAFHAVFIPAIRTASIDRAERRVLKSFPQADPESPFLSIDLKHLDRHRPGTVTPFVGAAESGAASVVVSGLTVSATVSGGTTALVALGAIAADAIASIALLGRTIAEIAANYGYDPRLPEEELYLLGVLNYSMAATSGSRTAALASVSRLSQQMMRNPTWAQLSTDPIVIIIQRIFATLGLKLTHTKLATAVPIAGVVISSGLSFQALKSAADDATRLYRARYLAEKHNLSWDAMFDASQARATDDESSIDPSSAAVDDLFNQVVDGVVEGDVPAGRAS
- a CDS encoding ISL3 family transposase produces the protein MTVTVSSADGSAGCPSCGVVAVGHGRRKRMLNDAPGTVRVRILWRQRVWRCPDPDCARGVFIEQLPGLVAPRGSITVRAIDWAIGQLRREHGTIAGIARQLGTSWKTLWRAIRPELERLAADESRFDGVTSLGVDEHVWHHVDRRRRGPRELTGMVDLTRDSQSRVRARLLDLVPGRSGKAYSGWLVERGDAFRRGVRVAALDPFAGYKTAIDARLDDATAVLDAFHVVKLGTQVVDEVRRRVQQATLGHRGRKGDPLYGIQTILRAGAEHLTDKQLARLAAAIEADPAHEEVFIAWQCAQDLRTAYRAGNLAEGRAIAERLADSLHTSPIPEVARLGRTLRRSRAAFLAYFTTNRSSNGGTEAINGIIELHRRLARGFRNRDNYRLRMLLAAGGLTA